Proteins co-encoded in one Aethina tumida isolate Nest 87 chromosome 7, icAetTumi1.1, whole genome shotgun sequence genomic window:
- the LOC109607729 gene encoding cytochrome c oxidase assembly factor 6 homolog isoform X2, whose protein sequence is MSFPTKEERAQCWGARDKYWECLDTNSKKESVCQEFRKLYEKSCSAQWVKHFDRKRDYLKFKEKIEKDGIPNKIIKDGCFQRRRVYQDIACH, encoded by the exons ATGTCTTTTCCTACAAAGGAGGAGCGCGCTCAATGTTGGGGTGCCCGTGATAAATACTGGGAGTGCCTAGATACGAATTCGAAAAAAGAAAGTGTGTGTCAAGAATTCAGGAAGCTTTATGAAAAATCGTGTTCGGCACAGTGGGTCAAACATTTCGACCGTAAACGGGATTATCTGAAATTCAAGGAGAAAATCGAAAAGGACGG aattccaaataaaatcataaaagatGGGTGTTTTCAAAGGCGGAGGGTGTATCAGGATATAGCCTGTCATTAG